In a genomic window of Telopea speciosissima isolate NSW1024214 ecotype Mountain lineage chromosome 5, Tspe_v1, whole genome shotgun sequence:
- the LOC122662359 gene encoding flavonol synthase/flavanone 3-hydroxylase-like, with translation MEKERVQAIASQAIATDTIPKEFIRAEDEQPATTTYNGPVPEIPTVDLNEPNYDNLVHLITNASEDWGIFQVVNHGIPLEVIQKLQTVGKEFFELPQEEKEAYASVPGSIEGYGTKLQNEPQGKRAWVDFLFHNIWPPSIINYQFWPKNPYSYREFNEEYAKYLRAVVDKLLTCLSLGLGLEGNVIRDALGGNELEYLLKINYYPPCPRPDLALGVVAHTDLSALTVLVSNEVPGLQVFKDGRWFDANYIPNALIIHIGDQIEILSNGKYKSLLHRSTVNKEKTRISWPVFCSPRREMVVGPLHQLTSEQNPPKYKSKKFKDYEYCKLNKLPQ, from the exons atggagaaggAGCGGGTGCAAGCAATAGCTTCTCAAGCTATAGCAACCGATACAATCCCTAAGGAGTTCATAAGAGCCGAGGATGAACAACCAGCAACAACCACCTACAATGGACCTGTTCCTGAAATCCCCACCGTCGATCTCAACGAACCAAATTACGACAACCTTGTCCATTTGATCACCAATGCCAGCGAAGACTGGGGAATCTTCCAAGTTGTGAATCATGGAATACCTTTAGAGGTCATTCAAAAGTTGCAAACCGTTGGAAAAGAGTTCTTCGAACTcccacaagaagaaaaagaagcttaCGCTTCTGTTCCTGGATCCATAGAAGGTTATGGAACCAAACTTCAGAATGAACCACAAGGGAAACGAGCTTGGGTTGATTTCTTGTTTCACAACATATGGCCTCCTTCGATCATCAATTACCAGTTCTGGCCCAAAAACCCATATTCCTACAG GGAATTTAACGAGGAGTATGCCAAGTACTTAAGAGCAGTGGTGGACAAGCTACTGACGTGCTTGTcattagggttaggtttggaAGGAAATGTGATAAGAGATGCATTGGGTGGAAATGAGTTGGAATACTTGCTGAAGATCAACTATTACCCACCTTGCCCTCGCCCTGATCTGGCTCTTGGTGTGGTGGCCCACACTGACTTGTCAGCCCTAACCGTTCTAGTGTCTAACGAGGTTCCTGGGCTCCAAGTCTTCAAAGATGGTCGTTGGTTTGACGCTAACTATATCCCTAATGCtctcatcatccatatcggtgaTCAGATTGAG ATATTAAGCAATGGAAAGTATAAGAGCCTGCTGCATAGAAGCACTGTGAACAAGGAGAAAACAAGGATTTCGTGGCCGGTGTTTTGCTCCCCGCGGAGAGAGATGGTTGTAGGGCCTCTACATCAGCTTACCAGTGAACAAAATCCACCGAAGTACAAAAGCAAGAAATTTAAGGATTACGAGTATTGTAAGCTCAATAAACTTCCACAGTAG